The Pecten maximus chromosome 14, xPecMax1.1, whole genome shotgun sequence genome includes a region encoding these proteins:
- the LOC117342524 gene encoding uncharacterized protein LOC117342524: MNNHDKDYHFFATDFTLDRVELKGLNTETPQVGDVPVTCFIPSDNEKDLFKNTLKILLAREMVTVPGFEWMNSILPDHIPHELEDDMAKKSEIFLLPVSLNNEISYSDCVHILDEYTEITNHWYSAAGRGGELDNLQIPVGGDQLTRVRLQGAKGLRAGARTAEQRFERLYPMVVEMFHVLQDFLEKLCKKFLNLSKGRDAGTLANMKCQIQRSNVNGKVKSRFKAHEDFVLTCGHSYFIAYIMKHFNITDGKPMHHALPDKIRSFINAKKREVFNNIMDEVVAEIFIPFELEEPITDEMHIQISIMTQPPVVFTTVARPDNGTVNVVLDVAGKKVIVSLKVDTLLHGCRVNIPGVTAPIKFVTFKPPKLEDDLNNYVVNFMQWYFIILQMKDALHEGDIYRINVILKQMIPFFYSHSAMSKYLTECIDYILKTEHTLSQQMSMKVRAASVVNPTGGIGNNKAADLQKENEVKYLKELIRGLGANKTEKAIVNVTRAAPVIASVCDAFDEQTKVKNLKSTHKVRSRSDDTSALLKTLQKLDIWSIHGGRQLQQKVKRSPFDFHRSHFKGIIKNTIKRLLRDLPAIHEDSDKSDSDDE; the protein is encoded by the exons ATGAACAATCATGACAAGGACTATCATTTCTTTGCTACCGATTTTACCTTGGATCGCGTTGAATTGAAAGGACTAAATACAGAAACTCCCCAAGTTGGTGATGTGCCGGTCACTTGTTTTATTCCTTCTGACAACGAGAAAGACCTGTTCAAAAACACTTTGAAAATCCTTTTGGCAAGGGAAATGGTAACTGTTCCTGGATTTGAGTGGATGAACAGCATACTACCAGATCACATTCCACACGAACTTGAAGATGACATGGCCAAGAAATCTGAGATATTTCTCCTTCCAGTATCCCTAAACAACGAGATTTCATACTCTGACTGTGTTCACATCCTGGATGAGTACACCGAGATAACCAACCACTGGTATTCAGCAGCTGGCAGAG GAGGTGAATTGGATAATCTCCAGATTCCAGTAGGTGGTGATCAGCTGACAAGAGTCCGATTACAAGGTGCTAAAGGATTGAGAGCAGGAGCACGAACAGCAGAGCAGAGGTTTGAAAGGCTCTATCCAATGGTGGTGGAAATGTTTCATGTACTTCAAGATTTCTTGGAG AAGCTGTGCAAGAAATTCCTGAATTTGTCTAAAGGACGGGATGCAGGAACCTTAGCCAATATGAAGTGCCAGATTCAACGGTCCAATGTAAATGGGAAAGTTAAGAGTCGATTCAAA GCACATGAAGACTTTGTGCTGACATGTGGCCACAGCTATTTCATTGCCTACATCATGAAGCATTTCAACATCACAGATGGGAAACCAATGCACCATGCCCTTCCTGACAAGATCCGCAGCTTCATCAATGCCAAGAAGAGAGAAGTTTTTAACAACATTATGGATGAAGTTGTGGCAGAGATATTCATACCATTTGAGCTGGAG GAACCAATCACGGATGAGATGCACATCCAGATATCCATCATGACGCAGCCACCAGTAGTATTCACAACTGTGGCACGCCCCGACAATGGTACTGTGAATGTAGTGTTGGATGTTGCAGGAAAAAAGGTAATTGTGTCTCTCAAAGTGGACACACTACTTCATGGATGTCGTGTTAACATACCAGGAGTGACTGCACCCATCAAGTTCGTGACATTTAAACCACCGAAACTTGAGGATGATCTCAACAACTATGTGGTGAATTTCATGCAGTGGTATTTTATTATTCTGCAAATGAAAGATGCTTTGCACGAGGGAGACATATACAGAATCAATGTCATTCTCAAGCAGATGATTCCATTTTTCTACAGTCATTCTGCTATGTCGAAATATCTAACTGAGTGCATAGACTATATCTTAAAAACAGAACACACTCTATCACAACAAATGTCAATGAAAGTAAGGGCAGCTTCTGTTGTAAATCCGACCGGTGGTATTGGAAATAATAAGGCTGCAGACCTTCAAAAGGAAAATGAAGTCAAGTATTTGAAGGAACTTATTCGTGGCCTGGGTGCTAACAAAACCGAGAAGGCTATTGTTAATGTCACCAGGGCAGCACCAGTAATAGCGAGTGTGTGTGATGCCTTTGACGAGCAGACAAAGGTAAAGAACCTgaagtcaacacacaaggtcCGTAGTAGGTCAGATGACACAAGTGCTCTGTTGAAAACACTACAGAAATTGGATATTTGGAGTATTCATGGTGGACGTCAGTTGCAACAGAAAGTCAAGCGTTCTCCATTCGATTTTCACAGAAGTCATTTCAAAGGCATCATTAAAAACACTATAAAGAGGTTGTTAAGAGATCTGCCTGCTATCCATGAGGACAGTGACAAATCTGACAGTGATGATGAATAG